The region TTTGTAAAGTAGATACTTTCTTTCTCTATgttaataaacaaaattatatattaaaaaatgaaaGAATCTATCGAACATGACACGATGTACGAAAAACCTCATAATTCTTCTAGGAGACTCGAAGCAATATGTCATCACTTACATTGAAAAATAGACTTTTATATCTTTATTTCCATATATAAAACCAtacaatattattttattagttaagACAATGTGTTTTCTTTCTATTATACTTCTTCACTTACATTGATCATTAACATTTGGAAGTCATAACTTCCCATTTTTTTAGTTCTTATCTTTGATTTGTTGTCTAATAATAACTTATACACTTTTATTTCATTTTCTAACCACTACGCAATTTGGTTGTGGATATTCGTTACTTCAATTCTCATGATTGTCTTCGGGTAACAAACCATGTTATTCATTCCTCATTCGGATATATATGCCTCATATTTCTTTACTTACTTGTGTTTATCTAATTTGTAGGCTATTACCATTTCCCATATTCATTTGCGGACTATTCATTCCACCAATATTTTTCATATCTTTGTTACCATTATAACACGAGTCATTTtctttcattcaatatatatatatatatatatatatatatatatatatatatatatatatatatatatatatatatatatatatatatatatatatactatcttataaaacaaatcccactatttctaaaaatagattgaataaaataataatattttttaagacgtccaaatcattaagctaattgtacaactaatcactaataaaataatattaaaatttaaacaaactcctataaatcttctcttccaaggttttgaccagatattttttcatccaaataaatactgaacaccctataatttggtcatttcatgaattttctttatttttaatatgacatgtttcctaaaacaaactaatgattgaattgaaaataatcattctccgtcgaaaagaaattaattgtcgaaacaaactatttgtcgCCCACCactttgcgcgggtaaacggctagtatatatgtatatatatatatatatatatatatatatatatatatatatatatatatatatatatatatatatatatatatatatatatatatatcccattAGCCAACGGAGTTCTTATATTATACAAACCTACAAGGTTGTAATGTACtatttttatttcaatttatttcaCTACTCTCATTCTAGTATTCCTATATACGGTACTATTCATACATACGATGCTATTCATGTCTACGATACTATTCATATACACTGTATTATTCGTACATACGATATTATTCATGTATACGATACTATTCATGTATACGATACTATTTATATATACGATACTACTCATGTATATACCTTACTATTCATGTATACGATAGTATATggtattattcatatattttactATTCTGGTATTTTACTATTCATATATTTTACTATTTATGTATTCAACTATTTGTATTTTACTATTCATACTTCACTATTCATGTTTGTAAAAATATAAATAgccatttacttatttatttatttaacaactTAAGCCTAGGTTTGGAAATTCTCCAGCATAATTCGCTTAAACTAtaactctgataccaaattgtaacatctCAATTTTATAGTACTTTTATAAACTTATTCTTATTACAAAAACAAAAAGAGTAGTCATGAatacaaaatttatttttaaaaaagtcCATAAgtgtttataataatattttgGGTATTACAAAAAGAATACAAAACGATAGTTGAATAGAATATCTTATATGGGACCTTAGAATTTTATTCttcaaatattatttatttttcaccTTAAGCTCCTAAACTTGAGATAtatatggcatatatatataaaaaaatatgttagAAAAATATATCTAGTGAGTTACTTGAGTTTTAAACACAATaatgttcatattcacatttgtaatttttttctttaatttatatACATGCGATGCTATGCATGAAATGCATACAACAAGAAAATGTAATGACAATTTACTCAATTTATCCGTTTTGTCACCCTAGTGTGACATACCACTCTAGCGTAGTATTTGCCCAAGACAGAAGAACAAATCAGTCTATAATAGCAAAAGAAATCTACTTTGCGAAGGGAGGTACCACTCCAATAGAGTCTCAATCCTCTTTCTGGGATTACTGTCCGGACCTGTACTTAACTCTTATGAAGCCACATTCAATGTTTCCTTTGATTTCTAAAACACACAACTACTAtgatgtatttttatataaaaattattaCTGTTTTTCATATCTTAATTTTATCACAATTATAACAAAAAGATCTGCCAAATTATGTACTATATACCAAATACTCCAATAACcttgaaaatttatttttattaaaatacaaTTTTCATATATCCCAAACGCGGAAAAAATCGCCAAGTACTCACTTGGGTAGTTAAGATTACTAACTATTATTCATTTTAAACTCTCATTGGTTGTATTTCCTTTATAAATAAACAAATTCACAACATTAATATTTTATTTCAGGTTTAAGCTTTTAGCTTCTAATTTTATACTAATCATAATATTTATATACATTTTAGTGTGATCGGTACATTCATAATATTTTTCCAATATTAATTCCTTAAAGTATAAAAATATTTTGCCCCTAATTATGTTAGATTTGGTGCTTCCGCCAAATCATGTGACAATAATATCGGGATTTatattaaacaatgttcattagTAATATGCATTTGTATTTGATACTCTTTTAACGTATTAGACGATGTTTATTAGTTTTATTGTAATGTTATTAGTTTTTTGGTTGAATTTCaatattattataagtttaatgTAATAgggtttttttaatattttggatagaaaaaactaaaatttgtataattttttgctgttttttttaaataaaaaataatcggTGATGAAATACTTATGGAAAATACATAGGTAATGTAGGATACTTATGGAAAATACATAGGTAATGTAGGCGGTGGGAAATCTATAGGTGATAAAGTCAATGTCAATCAAAATGTATAGGAAATCCATAGCTATTTAGTAGGTATTGACTTACGGAAAAAGGTTGTAGGTGTTCTGTCGCAAATATGTAGGTAAAATTTATCCATGGACGTTTATGCAAGAACCCTTTTTCCGTAGCAATTCCATTGGTATCATCGTATACCTACGTACGGATTGTGCGTGGAGTCTCATTGAAAATCCCTGTTTATCTTTCTGCATAAACTAAAGTTAAATATAAACTGTTTACTGTTGGTTCCCAAGATTGTTGGTTTTCCGAATCAGCTAGACTACTTTGATCAAGTGGGTTGAATTAAGATTGTGGCCTTCAATGAATCTAAGAGTTGTTGTATCAATAGGTCCATAGCTTTGGTTTTATGAATGTTGATATTATATATTCAAGAGAAGCTATTTTACGAGTTTGGGGAACATTCACAACGTACGTAGAAGATCATCCAGAGTCTCAAATCTCAATACTTACTATACACAAACATCGTACACCATTCAAAATAAAGAAACGTTGCAATTAATATTGGTATTTAAATTTTTTGCTTATGTTTTTCGGGGTGATCTTGACTCGACAAAGCCTCGCCAGGGTTAGCATAGTTACTTGCAGGATCTCGACTGTCGGGATTGATGACATGAGTGACTTCCaccttctccttctccttctccGGCTTATTTTTCTCGTCGTACCCCGCCGGTGACCTGTAATCCACGGAATCCACCTTGATTTCCACAGCGCCTTCCTCGTTTATACGTTCAGTTCCctaatctcacaattcaaattcaGATCATGAATGTTTGCCAAGTCATCAAAACATAAACGTtggtgtacatgaaaccaaaaaaaaacacaaattaaCCTTTTGAGTTCTTTAGTTCTTACCTTTGATGTATTCATCTAATTTCTTTGTCTTTGTCTTCAGAAGGAGGAAACTTATGTGCTCTTCCATATATATGTGTACGAGAATTTTCATTTCAGTTTTTTTATGCACTTTGAGACCAACGTGGCGCCGCAATGCCACGTGGAAATGTGAGACGCATTCGATGCTTGCTTTGATACTTACGTCACGTTGGGAGGTGGTTCACATACACGTCACAGAGACACAGATGAGATGGGAGACCGGTACTAAAGACAGAAAAAAAGGAAAAGGATCATGCAAATCCTTTTGAAtgttctttttattttttcttttaaatatgttttctgattttttttttataattaaaaaatcaaaatctaatcaaATATAAATTATGATTTCAGTTAAAATCCaactataaattttattattattcgACATCCAAGTTCCAACCTATGTTATAAATATTTTAATGAAGTTTTTACAACCGTCATGCCATAACAAGATTTCATTATTTATCAAATATCTAATCtatatatttttcataaaaatatagATTAACCAAGTTACCAATATTAAGTAATTATTATTTGGTAAAAATATAAACTTAAACTGAAAACTACCTATGGAAACACACACATAGCAACAAATAGGATGAGATAGATGGGTGGAAATAAAcacttttttaaaatatgtttgaatAAATAGTTTTTAGATTATTAGTttattgtttatttgtttattgcGGTGAGAATAAACActtttttaaaatgtatttggattGGCTTATTGCGGTGGAAATAAACAATAAGTAATAAGAATCTTAAATGTTTGGCAAACAAAACAACTTATATGAGTAAAATGACCaataaacaataagcaataagcattctcctttgcttattaaaattagcttatttagcttatTCCTACCGCAATAAGCTGATTTCTAAAAACTCCTATCCAAACACCTAAATTTGCTTATTGCGATGGGATTAAGCAATAAAAAATAAACAACCtatttttttcctatccaaacacccccttaattttCCGGTGATTAATTTTAGTGTGAGATTTTTCTACTCGGAATTAGTTCATTAGTAAATTTTTTGTCATTAACAAAGTACTCTACATCATCAGGTGGCTTAATCTCCTTAATTCCTATATGATATACCCAAGTTCAAATCATGAcgtttcaataaaaaaaaaataaccagAAGCTAGGGGTAATATTGCAGCGTAACATCAGTACTTGGAAAACAAAACAAGACAAAACGTCTCTATATCTTATACTCCTTTAAGAAAAGCATCCTAGGTTTAAGCCACAAGAcccatatattaataaaatcgtTTGTAAAAAGCTTTTTCCGTGCAATTGAATGCATTGCATGCTTTCATGAATGGATCATATTCCCTTTACAATTAATTAACAAGTAAAATTAAAAGAACAGTCTCGAGCCTAAGAAATTAGCGAATAACCCAGAAAAAAGAATCTTTGGGAAGATTGTTAATCTTGAAACATGACCACTCGTGAGAGCAAGAGCGGAAGGCCGTGTTTGAAGGAAAGCGTCGGCTAACATGTGGCCAAGAGAGACCTGAGATGGTGTGGTGAGGTGCAACCCATCTGGTTCCAGGCTCAGACCCTTTGCATCAACGGTTCGTAGGTTCACCAGGTCCATTCCTAGTTGCCCTTCTCTCACCATCTCTACGTATTCTCCTTCCCCAGATGCCAATGCTACCTGCATACCATGCCCGTTTAATTAAAACATGTACGAGTAACATTTTTTTAGATAAGCCATAAAAACCATACAACCTTTTTGCAAGACTATAACAATATAATCACTTTAATTTTTAGGTAAAAGGCTATAAGAATGTAATGATATTTGTATCATTTCTTTAAAATATAAcagatttttatattttatttgttattatattgaaatggacatatatatgaaaaaaaaaatgttagggTTGCATTGAAATTAGTTAGTACATGCGTGAAATGATttctcataaaaaaaaaaaaacctgaatTATAGGAAGCACCGGCAAAAGGAGATCGGCACGCACATGAAGGTAAAAATTTTGCAGCCTTGTCTTATACGACTCCGCATCTTCTCGGTTCACCGTGTCACTCTCCCCTTGAAACCAAAGCAACCCTCGGATGGTGCCTCCACCCTCTAACGCCGCCTCCGCCCGCCGTATCAGCTGCTTGTAAAGCTCCCCGCCACGTGCCCATTGGCTAATATTAGTCCCTCCGACTGCGCAAGGAACCAAACCCACCACCCCAACGGTCGAATCCTTTCCCAACAACGAACTCGCAAAGGCCATCCCAGGCCCAACGCCGCATGCTTTGGCGGTGTCAATGTCTCGGTGAAGAGGCTCCGTGGCTAGTTGCCAGTTGAGGTCGGCACTGAGACGGAGGATAGCGAGATTAGGGTAAGATTCCGGTGGAATGTAGTTGTCCCAGGTGTCGTTCACGACGCCACCTCTGCCTGACATGTTGCTTTGGCCGGCCAAGATGAAAATGCTCTTGCCAGCGGCGGCGATAACTACCGGAACGGCGGAGGAGATCCATAGAATAGCGTAGGAGAGATACAATAGTAGCATATCTCTATTGGCTGTGGGTGTGTACGTGGGGTATAGCACGTAGTGTGTCTTTTGGTTCTTTTTTTCTTAAAGCGATAAATCAAAGAAATGCATTAGAATATAATTTGCCCGACTTCAAAGCAAAGATTATTCCCCCCcgtttaatttatgattttatctGTAAAAAACTTTTGTCACATTTGCTAATTGCTTGTTAATTACTAAGATTATACCAAACGGGTAACAATTTATAAAAAGTGGAGTTAGTTTTGAGTCCTTGAGAGAGGATCATAAACTCATAATCGTGTTCTTTGAAAACGGCGACACAACTGTTTTCGGATGAATTCATATAATTGTGATTTGTGAGTTCTTAgacgtatttatatatatttatatagctAGGTATGAAATCTATGGATTACATGTAtttatctaaaaaaaattaaatataaaattctaaatatttaaaaagtttgaatttataagaaaaatattgaattataaaaatcaaagtgtttttttttttaaaattttaaaaaataatttagataaataaataaaaaaatttaataaactttaatttagtaatttttaaattaaaagaaaagtTCATTAAGAAAATTAATATGCATTTAAACACTTTGTGgaattaataaaatagaaaaaccataaaatgacatctggagtaaaaattaattcaaaataaccataaaatgatatttgacaaattgaatgagaatgtgacaaatggcaaaaaaaacatttatttattagagtagatttaaACACTTTGTGGaagtaataaaatataaaaaacataaacTGACATGTgggataaaaattaatttaaaataaccataaaataacatttgacaaattgaataagattatgacaaatgacaaaaaaaaccttcatttattagagtagattgtGAATATGATAACAAATTAACAAGTCATTTATGATGATCCTAAAGTAGGCTACTATAATCGGTTTTCTCAATACATAAATAAAACATATCATTTCCATTAATGGTGTGTTAATACCGCAATATAACCATAAAATATTGATAAAAAACAAGACAAATCTAATCACAGTTGGCAAATGCCCTATTATATAGACACCATTCTATCATAACATATGCCATTCTAGCTTTATTTTTTTCATCATTATCATATGATAatcatttcaaaatataatgACATGTGAAATTTAGAATcgaaaaattaaatatccttaTACTTTTTGTTCATACTTATCTTTATACTCCTATTAAACAATTTTTAGTATATCTCACATCGGTACGACACGGTCTTATAAATGACTATATATGTTGGAGCCTCCCTTCTCTCCACAAGGGCTCTTTTGGAGAGACAATCTTAGGCTCCACATAtatttacatggtatcagagccggCGTTCCGCACCCCCGTGGCTCAACACATCCCAGTCTATCCTCATCGAATCTCTGACTCTAACGGGTAGTGCTAGTGTATCTCACATCGGCGTGACACGGTCTTATAAGTGGCTATATATGTTGGAGTTTCCCTACTCTCCACAATGACTCTTTTGGAGATACAATCTTAGGTTCCATATATATTTACAACAATGACATGGAATCCATTAATTTTCTCTTAATCTTCTTTCTTAATTTTGACACTTACATTAATCTAGTGAGTAGGAAGATTAGTAGGAACAAAAGGTAAGAGGATATCTGATTTCTCGAATTGCAGGTAGACCTTTACGCATTGTGATTTCATCATTCGGGTTATGATTTCGTCATTTGAACTACGATTTCatcaaaaaaaaataacttttttccATTTTGGCATATGATAAAATCGCAAATGGCATTTGGTCGTGATTTCCTTTAACTACATCTATGATTTCCTCTCCTCAATCTCATCTACGATTTCTTAACCTCAAGTGAGATTGAAGAAGTATCAAATGCACCAAGttatgtgtaacgtcccaaattaaTACCAAAAAGTTTTGTTTTCAAATTAATAAGACTAGTATCCAAAACATCAGCATAAAATCATGGTGGAACAAAGTGTATCAAATACATcataaaacatcagagtaatcatAAAATGTAGAATGAGGTGGTGTGTGCACTGTAATCATCAGGAGTTCTTCCCCTTCGAACCAAAAgtatctgaaacataaactgaaaaccgtaagcacaaagcttaatgagttccctaaagtaccacataccatacatataaacacataatgggccccgcccgtcATCAGGCCCTGCCTTGCATCGGGTCTCGTCTggtatacatataatcatataactgataaacacataacacatgcaataatcacaaagataaatagcatacaaaatggTCATTGGGCACCGCCTAGCAACGGGCCCTGACCggtaagcatacaagcacataactgtaacatcccaaaaatacaggccaaaaatttcttttttaaatacgttattataaaaccaatagtgtaataaaacatctgtaatatcatgtcatgtcaaaaccaaagtagaaataatcaaaacatgttatcataaaacaatatcagagtgtagtACCAAATATCttatgtgcggaaaaccatagtgtgatgcgctgcgatcaagccggctcctttcctttaaaaatgagtacctgaaaccaaaactgtaaaccgtaagtacgaagcctagtgagttcccccatcataccacataccatacaaacacatataacatacatactgccaggcatatctgggtgcccgacctaccccttcggccctctcgaccggtgACCTTGCCTAGCATTTTTgggtgtattaagtatattgttgtttatatgtgtgaatgtgtattcactttcttttatcttatagatctgattatttctctatgaagtacgtgttatgtgtgtgtaccTCATCTGTTACGTGGAATATGTAttattaaagcatgctatacaggtttttaaactatgtataaaaatgtatatttttatctactaatatgttgggtagaacatgggtagatagttggtgtgtaataaacagatgagaggcctcgttgttgttttgattcagtcatctagcggagtttagatgacgaccacagacttttctagacagtcctgtggaacgctagcaggttcgccacctgtaggtgttaatgaacttgggtgttcattcgctatactccatccccctcatggttgccttatttgacttatattgctgaggaacccccgaagcatgtgttgtcgccccgatgaaatattcttagactaggtcccttatgttagttattttagggacataaagtgagaataacgggaatgggtaattgggttattgttggttggtggaattaaatataattatttattgtgggttgaaaaccctatatgctcaccaggctcccaagcctgacccactcagttttatttgtattacaggaagtggcgcaagggcataagatggatgaaccatcaagttgttttgtttacaagtctgtatatgtatatatttgttgaatgacttgtaatgttatcgtttatgcttattggtctgtatcggaacatgacaccccgagttttgattatataatgaaaatacatttcttttatgaaatgctttggtaaacattgttttatcatgttttggttttgggaacaaattccgcaactctttcaaatcaaaaggatttactctgaaattattttaaaagcataaatgaaaatcggtcttttctggccgagattctGGGGATGTCACAGTGCTGATTAGGAAAACCCTAGTCCCCGGGTTTGggagcctatttaaagacctttatggccttcatttgcgaccaccttgttccagagaaaccctagagagctgaGATAGTGAGTTTGAGAGCAAGAGGAGGccatttcttcatctttttgtgTGGTTTTGCTTGAAGGAAGAGAGGAGCACAAATCTAGAGTGTGAAGGGGACTGGATTTGAGCTAATCATCTCGTGATATCATCTTTGGAAGTATAATCCTTTCCATTTCGTGTTATATTGATGGACttcttgattttagggtttttaaccTCATTTTATGGAAGATCTAGTGAGTATGCGGTCCTCTTTGGGATTATGACATCAAATCTAGACCATGAGAGATCCCTAGAGTCATTACCTTCTAGCTTTTTGCAAGCAAATAAGCAATTAGAGACTAGGTTGCCATTTCTAgtgttatttctccatttgaggcttgaattgggttgcatgcacgtaaaggttgcacctttacgtgacttttgagtgtttaagGGTTAGATTTATGATTTCGCTAAGCAGATCAGACCTCAGGAGGTTATATGAGCAattccatggaggaaactcgccgagtctatatgtagactcgacgagtcggaccgggtTGCCCCGGGGTCTGACTCCagtggtgactcggtgagttgaggggtgactcagtgagtcgagtgaggcTTAGAAAGGGAAGAGTCTGTGGGGacgatgggactcgccgagtcgtcatatGCACTCGACGAGCCTGGTCAAAATGGACGGTTGACTTttgggttgacttttagggtttgtcaaCAAATGGGCCTTGGGCCtgtagaggggtagaatggtcttttacccttctagggATTTGCATGAGAGAATATCCAAATTATGAAGAGACATTTATTTAGTGAAATTTATTATTGtgactaggcggaggctaggGCAGTATTCTGATATCGATATTTTACGGAgattcccgaggtgagtcttctcactatactttacctagagtggtaaccagAGCTATGTAACAGTGTaccttgtatgctatttatgtgttgtgattctatgtgatatgtgatatgcatgattcagagtttacagagttaggaccggtgggtccacagagttatgggactaagAGGGTCCTACAGAGacattcgaccagagggtcatcagagttacagccttgagtggctgatatgtgtttatgtggtattttggggaactcattaagcatttatgcttacagagttttgtgtatgtgtttcaggtactagtgatgatcgcgggaaggcgtcagcatgatccgtacacactcatggagcttttgttatatgattttgggatatgtttttctatgatgacagtggatacattatgtttattattattttatgaatgaaagtatgttttaaaat is a window of Lactuca sativa cultivar Salinas chromosome 1, Lsat_Salinas_v11, whole genome shotgun sequence DNA encoding:
- the LOC111876279 gene encoding uncharacterized protein LOC111876279 gives rise to the protein MNTSKGTERINEEGAVEIKVDSVDYRSPAGYDEKNKPEKEKEKVEVTHVINPDSRDPASNYANPGEALSSQDHPEKHKQKI
- the LOC111876278 gene encoding probable carbohydrate esterase At4g34215 isoform X2, which encodes MLLLYLSYAILWISSAVPVVIAAAGKSIFILAGQSNMSGRGGVVNDTWDNYIPPESYPNLAILRLSADLNWQLATEPLHRDIDTAKACGVGPGMAFASSLLGKDSTVGVVGLVPCAVGGTNISQWARGGELYKQLIRRAEAALEGGGTIRGLLWFQGESDTVNREDAESYKTRLQNFYLHVALASGEGEYVEMVREGQLGMDLVNLRTVDAKGLSLEPDGLHLTTPSQVSLGHMLADAFLQTRPSALALTSGHVSRLTIFPKILFSGLFANFLGSRLFF
- the LOC111876278 gene encoding probable carbohydrate esterase At4g34215 isoform X1, which produces MLLLYLSYAILWISSAVPVVIAAAGKSIFILAGQSNMSGRGGVVNDTWDNYIPPESYPNLAILRLSADLNWQLATEPLHRDIDTAKACGVGPGMAFASSLLGKDSTVGVVGLVPCAVGGTNISQWARGGELYKQLIRRAEAALEGGGTIRGLLWFQGESDTVNREDAESYKTRLQNFYLHVRADLLLPVLPIIQVALASGEGEYVEMVREGQLGMDLVNLRTVDAKGLSLEPDGLHLTTPSQVSLGHMLADAFLQTRPSALALTSGHVSRLTIFPKILFSGLFANFLGSRLFF